From one Streptomyces spiramyceticus genomic stretch:
- the rplL gene encoding 50S ribosomal protein L7/L12 produces MAKLSQDELLEQFETLTLIELSEFVKAFEEKFDVKAAAPVAVAAAGGAAAAAEAVEEQDEFDVILTGAGEKKIQVIKVVRELTSLGLKEAKDLVDGTPKPVLEKVTKEAAEKAAESLKAAGAGVEVK; encoded by the coding sequence ATGGCGAAGCTGTCCCAGGACGAGCTGCTCGAGCAGTTCGAGACCCTGACCCTCATCGAGCTCTCCGAGTTCGTCAAGGCCTTCGAGGAGAAGTTCGACGTCAAGGCTGCCGCCCCGGTCGCCGTTGCCGCCGCCGGTGGCGCTGCTGCCGCCGCCGAGGCCGTCGAGGAGCAGGACGAGTTCGACGTCATCCTCACGGGTGCCGGCGAGAAGAAGATCCAGGTCATCAAGGTCGTGCGTGAGCTGACCTCGCTGGGTCTGAAGGAGGCCAAGGACCTCGTCGACGGCACTCCGAAGCCCGTCCTCGAGAAGGTCACCAAGGAGGCCGCCGAGAAGGCTGCCGAGTCCCTCAAGGCCGCCGGCGCGGGCGTCGAGGTCAAGTGA
- the rpoB gene encoding DNA-directed RNA polymerase subunit beta, with protein sequence MAASRNASTSNTNNGASTAPLRISFAKIKEPLEVPNLLALQTESFDWLLGNAAWKGRVEAALESGQDVPTKSGLEEIFEEISPIEDFSGSMSLTFRDHRFEPPKNSIDECKERDFTFAAPLFVTAEFTNNETGEIKSQTVFMGDFPLMTNKGTFVINGTERVVVSQLVRSPGVYFDSSIDKTSDKDIFSAKIIPSRGAWLEMEIDKRDMVGVRIDRKRKQSVTVLLKALGWTTEQILEEFGEYESMRATLEKDHTQGQDDALLDIYRKLRPGEPPTREAAQTLLENLYFNPKRYDLAKVGRYKVNKKLGADEPLNAGVLTSKDIIATIKYLVRLHAGEVETVGESGRNIVVETDDIDHFGNRRLRNVGELIQNQVRTGLARMERVVRERMTTQDVEAITPQTLINIRPVVASIKEFFGTSQLSQFMDQNNPLSGLTHKRRLSALGPGGLSRERAGFEVRDVHPSHYGRMCPIETPEGPNIGLIGSLASYGRVNAFGFVETPYRKVVDGVVTDDVDYLTADEEDRFVIAQANATLSEDMRFEESRVLVRRRGGEIDYIPGDDVDYMDVSPRQMVSVATAMIPFLEHDDANRALMGANMMRQAVPLITSEAPLVGTGMEYRCAVDAGDVIKAEKEGVVQEVSADYVTVANDDGTYTTYRIAKFSRSNQGTSVNQKVVVDEGARVVEGQVLADGPATQQGEMALGKNLLVAFMPWEGHNYEDAIILSQRLVQDDVLSSIHIEEHEVDARDTKLGPEEITRDIPNVSEEVLADLDERGIIRIGAEVVAGDILVGKVTPKGETELTPEERLLRAIFGEKAREVRDTSLKVPHGEVGKIIGVRVFDREEGDELPPGVNQLVRVYVAQKRKITDGDKLAGRHGNKGVISKILPIEDMPFMEDGTPVDIILNPLGVPSRMNPGQVLEIHLGWLASQGWKVEGSEEWMERLKVIGADEVAAGTNVATPVFDGAREDEISGLFESTIPNRDGNRMVQPSGKANLFDGRSGEPFPDPISVGYMYILKLHHLVDDKLHARSTGPYSMITQQPLGGKAQFGGQRFGEMEVWALEAYGAAYALQELLTIKSDDVTGRVKVYEAIVKGENIPEPGIPESFKVLIKEMQSLCLNVEVLSSDGMSIEMRDTDEDVFRAAEELGIDLSRREPSSVEEV encoded by the coding sequence TTGGCCGCCTCGCGCAACGCCTCGACCTCCAATACGAACAACGGCGCCAGCACCGCCCCGCTGCGCATCTCCTTTGCAAAGATCAAGGAGCCCCTCGAGGTTCCGAACCTCCTCGCGCTGCAGACCGAGAGCTTTGACTGGCTGCTCGGTAATGCCGCGTGGAAGGGTCGCGTCGAGGCTGCTCTCGAGAGTGGACAGGACGTCCCCACCAAGTCCGGTCTGGAAGAGATCTTCGAGGAGATCTCGCCGATCGAGGACTTCTCCGGGTCGATGTCGCTGACGTTCCGCGACCACCGTTTCGAGCCCCCGAAGAACTCGATCGACGAGTGCAAGGAGCGCGACTTCACGTTCGCTGCCCCGCTCTTCGTCACCGCAGAATTCACGAACAACGAGACCGGCGAGATCAAGTCCCAGACGGTCTTCATGGGCGATTTCCCGCTCATGACCAACAAGGGCACCTTCGTCATCAACGGCACCGAGCGTGTCGTTGTGTCGCAGCTGGTCCGCTCGCCGGGTGTTTACTTCGACTCCTCCATCGACAAGACGTCCGACAAGGACATCTTCTCCGCCAAGATCATCCCTTCCCGGGGTGCCTGGCTGGAGATGGAGATCGACAAGCGCGACATGGTCGGTGTACGCATCGACCGCAAGCGCAAGCAGTCCGTCACTGTCCTGCTCAAGGCTCTCGGTTGGACCACCGAGCAGATCCTCGAGGAGTTCGGCGAGTACGAATCGATGCGCGCCACCCTGGAGAAGGACCACACCCAGGGCCAGGACGACGCGCTGCTCGACATCTACCGCAAGCTGCGCCCGGGCGAGCCGCCCACGCGCGAGGCTGCTCAGACGCTGCTCGAGAACCTCTACTTCAACCCGAAGCGCTACGACCTCGCGAAGGTCGGCCGCTACAAGGTGAACAAGAAGCTCGGCGCGGACGAGCCGCTGAACGCGGGTGTCCTCACCAGCAAGGACATCATCGCCACCATCAAGTACCTGGTCCGGCTGCACGCCGGCGAGGTCGAGACGGTCGGCGAGTCGGGCCGGAACATCGTCGTCGAGACCGACGACATCGACCACTTCGGCAACCGTCGTCTGCGTAACGTCGGCGAGCTCATCCAGAACCAGGTCCGTACGGGTCTGGCTCGTATGGAGCGCGTCGTGCGTGAGCGCATGACGACTCAGGACGTCGAGGCGATCACGCCCCAGACGCTGATCAACATCCGGCCGGTCGTCGCCTCCATCAAGGAGTTCTTCGGCACCAGCCAGCTGTCGCAGTTCATGGACCAGAACAACCCGCTGTCGGGTCTCACCCACAAGCGCCGTCTGTCGGCGCTTGGCCCGGGTGGTCTCTCCCGTGAGCGGGCCGGCTTCGAGGTCCGTGACGTGCACCCGTCTCACTACGGCCGCATGTGCCCGATTGAGACCCCTGAAGGCCCGAACATCGGTCTGATCGGTTCGCTCGCCTCGTACGGCCGCGTCAACGCGTTCGGCTTCGTCGAGACGCCGTACCGCAAGGTCGTCGACGGTGTCGTCACCGACGACGTCGACTACCTGACGGCCGACGAAGAGGACCGCTTCGTCATCGCGCAGGCCAACGCGACGCTCTCCGAGGACATGCGCTTCGAGGAGTCCCGCGTCCTGGTCCGCCGTCGTGGCGGCGAGATCGACTACATCCCGGGCGACGACGTCGACTACATGGACGTCTCGCCGCGCCAGATGGTGTCGGTCGCGACCGCGATGATCCCGTTCCTCGAGCACGACGACGCAAACCGCGCGCTCATGGGCGCGAACATGATGCGTCAGGCCGTGCCGCTGATCACGTCCGAGGCGCCGCTCGTCGGCACCGGCATGGAATACCGCTGTGCGGTCGACGCCGGTGACGTCATCAAGGCGGAGAAGGAGGGCGTGGTCCAGGAGGTTTCCGCGGACTACGTCACCGTCGCCAACGACGACGGTACGTACACCACGTACCGCATCGCCAAGTTCTCCCGCTCCAACCAGGGCACCTCGGTCAACCAGAAGGTTGTCGTCGACGAGGGTGCCCGGGTCGTCGAGGGCCAGGTCCTCGCCGACGGGCCCGCCACCCAGCAGGGTGAGATGGCGCTCGGCAAGAACCTGCTCGTGGCGTTCATGCCGTGGGAGGGTCACAACTACGAAGACGCGATCATCCTCAGCCAGCGTCTGGTGCAGGACGACGTCCTCTCCTCGATCCACATCGAGGAGCACGAGGTCGACGCCCGTGACACCAAGCTCGGCCCGGAGGAGATCACCCGGGACATCCCGAACGTCTCCGAAGAGGTCCTCGCGGACCTCGACGAGCGCGGCATCATCCGTATCGGTGCCGAGGTCGTCGCCGGTGACATCCTCGTCGGCAAGGTCACGCCCAAGGGTGAGACCGAGCTGACGCCGGAAGAGCGTCTGCTTCGCGCGATCTTCGGTGAGAAGGCGCGCGAGGTCCGTGACACTTCGCTGAAGGTGCCGCACGGCGAGGTCGGCAAGATCATCGGCGTCCGCGTCTTCGACCGCGAAGAGGGCGACGAGCTGCCGCCGGGCGTGAACCAGCTGGTTCGCGTGTACGTCGCGCAGAAGCGCAAGATCACCGATGGTGACAAGCTCGCCGGCCGTCACGGCAACAAGGGCGTCATCTCGAAGATCCTGCCGATCGAGGACATGCCGTTCATGGAGGACGGCACCCCGGTCGACATCATCCTCAACCCGCTGGGTGTCCCGTCCCGAATGAACCCGGGACAGGTCCTCGAAATCCACCTGGGCTGGCTCGCCAGTCAGGGCTGGAAGGTCGAGGGCAGCGAGGAGTGGATGGAGCGGCTCAAGGTCATCGGCGCCGACGAGGTCGCCGCCGGCACGAACGTCGCCACGCCGGTCTTCGACGGTGCGCGCGAGGACGAGATCTCCGGTCTCTTCGAGTCCACGATCCCGAACCGCGACGGCAACCGGATGGTCCAGCCCTCCGGCAAGGCCAACCTGTTCGACGGTCGCTCGGGTGAGCCGTTCCCGGACCCGATCTCGGTCGGGTACATGTACATCCTCAAGCTCCACCACCTGGTCGACGACAAGCTCCACGCTCGTTCGACCGGCCCGTACTCCATGATCACTCAGCAGCCGCTGGGTGGTAAGGCTCAGTTCGGTGGCCAGCGATTCGGTGAAATGGAGGTGTGGGCGCTCGAGGCTTACGGCGCCGCTTACGCCCTCCAGGAGCTGCTGACCATCAAGTCCGACGA